From Neisseria musculi, the proteins below share one genomic window:
- a CDS encoding ABC transporter permease subunit, whose protein sequence is MWRYIFQRLLLLVPTLLGILAVTFAVIQFVPGGPVEQMVEQLTQTGAGGETAAAAGGMFKNGNRLSAEDMAALNALYGFDKPPLTRFAEMVGRFVRFDLGESFFHHQTVFELVKEKMPVSMSLGLWTFFLTYLICIPLGIAKAVHDGSRFDAVSGAVVLIGYTVPPFVLGLVLLVLFGGGSFFAWFPQGGLVGDDWETLGTAAKIKDYLWHMALPVTASVAGNLAVMTVLTKNVFLEEIRRQYVYTARAKGLPERQILWKHVLRNAMIPLVTGFPAAFIGAFFTGSLLIETLFSLDGLGLLSYEAVMKRDYPVVMGTLYVFTLMGLLAKLLSDISYSWVDPRIHFGGQK, encoded by the coding sequence ATGTGGCGTTATATTTTCCAACGCTTGCTGCTGCTGGTGCCCACGTTGTTGGGCATTTTGGCGGTAACGTTTGCCGTTATCCAGTTTGTGCCGGGCGGGCCGGTGGAGCAGATGGTAGAGCAGCTCACCCAAACCGGTGCGGGCGGTGAAACGGCGGCGGCAGCGGGCGGCATGTTTAAAAACGGCAACCGCCTGAGCGCGGAAGACATGGCCGCGCTCAATGCTTTATACGGTTTCGACAAGCCGCCGCTTACACGCTTTGCCGAAATGGTCGGCCGCTTTGTGCGTTTTGATTTGGGCGAGAGTTTTTTCCACCATCAAACCGTGTTCGAGCTGGTGAAAGAAAAGATGCCGGTGTCGATGAGCTTGGGTTTGTGGACGTTTTTTCTCACTTATTTGATTTGTATTCCGCTGGGTATTGCCAAAGCCGTGCACGATGGTTCGCGGTTTGACGCGGTATCGGGCGCGGTGGTGTTAATCGGCTATACCGTGCCGCCGTTTGTTTTGGGTTTGGTGCTGCTGGTGCTGTTTGGCGGCGGCAGCTTTTTTGCCTGGTTTCCGCAGGGCGGTTTGGTGGGCGACGACTGGGAAACGCTCGGCACGGCAGCCAAAATCAAAGATTACCTCTGGCACATGGCCTTGCCGGTAACGGCTTCGGTGGCCGGCAATCTGGCGGTGATGACGGTGCTTACCAAAAACGTGTTTCTCGAAGAAATCCGCCGCCAATATGTTTACACCGCCCGCGCCAAAGGCCTGCCCGAGCGGCAGATTTTGTGGAAACACGTGTTGCGCAATGCCATGATTCCGCTGGTTACGGGCTTTCCCGCCGCTTTTATCGGCGCGTTTTTTACCGGCAGCCTGCTGATCGAAACCCTGTTTTCGCTTGACGGCTTGGGGCTGCTTTCTTATGAAGCGGTGATGAAGCGCGATTATCCGGTGGTGATGGGCACGCTGTATGTGTTCACCCTGATGGGGCTGCTGGCCAAACTGCTGTCGGATATTTCATATTCCTGGGTGGATCCGCGCATTCATTTTGGTGGGCAGAAATAA
- a CDS encoding MarR family winged helix-turn-helix transcriptional regulator — translation MNPSPFDALAETCATLLDVYVRWAKQRGLSANEFFVLYQIGRHGSATPKEIGEEWHLPKQTVSFVCRQLAEKGWLRTEADPHDKRSKRLFLSEAGASRTLPMVAALHALETQTAELFGLEKLNQLIKQLQHLQLVFTQQAEWNHGNQSNR, via the coding sequence ATGAACCCTTCCCCTTTCGATGCCCTTGCCGAAACCTGCGCCACATTATTGGATGTTTACGTCCGATGGGCAAAACAGCGCGGCTTGAGCGCCAATGAATTTTTCGTGTTATACCAAATCGGTCGGCACGGCTCGGCCACGCCCAAAGAAATCGGCGAAGAATGGCATTTGCCCAAACAAACCGTGTCATTCGTCTGCAGGCAGTTGGCAGAAAAAGGCTGGCTGCGCACGGAAGCCGACCCGCACGACAAACGCAGCAAGCGGCTGTTTTTAAGCGAAGCGGGCGCAAGCCGCACCCTGCCGATGGTTGCCGCGCTTCACGCGCTGGAAACACAAACCGCCGAACTGTTCGGCTTGGAAAAATTAAACCAATTAATCAAGCAGCTTCAACATTTGCAGCTCGTTTTCACCCAACAGGCAGAATGGAATCATGGCAATCAAAGCAACCGATAA
- a CDS encoding LPS-assembly protein LptD, with amino-acid sequence MVRLFSLKPVALALGMGFGAAASAQASDGLPLGDTCLTCTPEKLKNAAAAYAIPEIERSGGQPLPADYTRITADSVEGQTNVKVRAEGGVIIERNGQILNAQWVDYDQAAATVTAGETFVLYQNGTTVTGEGVQYNLAEGTGTAHNTRLESEQNGRRLQSVSETAEMQGNGRYKLTNTRFNTCSPGDAGWYIKAKSIEADQNTGIGVAKGASLVFGGVPVLYTPWADFPLNGNRKSGLLVPTVGLGSDGLELDLPYYLNLAPNYDATITPGVIGSRGARLGGQFRYLQPKYAGQIEGTWMPDDRKSEHSNRYQFKLNHNQQFTSKLSGGIDYNRVSDNNYYRDFYGQDDIAANVNLNRQVWLNYNDTLWNGAFDGHFTVQKYQTLANIYGYKDEPYAIMPRLQGAWNKNIGNAQIDVFGQFTRFDHNSKQSGKRVVVKPSVKWNFHNSWGYIRPKIGVHSAYYDLEAFGGKPSRTAGLTLPVFNIDSGMTFERKTAFLGSSYLQTLEPRLFYNYIPTKSQNDLPNFDTSENSFSYDQLFRENLYSGNDRVNSANSVSTAVQTRLLTPRSGAELFRAGIGQKFYLKNDNVQPDGNIGRYPRNRSDWVAFANGQITDSIRIDTDIHYNQNESRAQSYSAALLYHPGPGKVLSARYKYGRNERIYLQDNGVYLYDKIRQIDLAAQWPLTRNLYAVARYNYEMQGRKPIEMLAGLEYKSGCGCWSASVVGQRYVTGLNSTKNAVFFNLQLKDLSNIGNNPFEKLRLAVPGYSKTNEVVKP; translated from the coding sequence TTGGTTCGTTTATTTTCATTAAAACCGGTGGCGCTCGCCCTGGGCATGGGTTTCGGCGCAGCGGCATCGGCTCAGGCTTCAGACGGCCTGCCGCTGGGCGATACCTGCCTGACATGTACGCCCGAAAAACTGAAAAACGCGGCAGCGGCATATGCCATACCGGAAATCGAACGCAGCGGCGGTCAACCGCTGCCCGCCGACTACACCCGCATAACTGCCGATTCGGTGGAGGGTCAAACCAACGTTAAAGTGCGCGCCGAAGGCGGTGTGATAATCGAGCGCAACGGCCAGATATTGAACGCGCAATGGGTGGATTACGACCAAGCAGCCGCAACCGTTACCGCCGGTGAAACTTTCGTGCTCTACCAAAACGGCACCACCGTTACCGGCGAAGGCGTGCAATACAATCTGGCCGAAGGCACCGGCACCGCGCACAACACCCGTTTGGAAAGCGAGCAAAACGGCCGCCGCCTCCAAAGCGTGAGCGAAACCGCCGAAATGCAGGGCAACGGCCGCTACAAACTGACCAACACCCGATTCAATACCTGCTCGCCCGGAGACGCGGGCTGGTATATCAAAGCCAAAAGCATCGAGGCCGACCAAAACACCGGCATCGGCGTGGCCAAAGGCGCTTCGCTGGTGTTCGGCGGTGTGCCCGTTCTCTACACGCCGTGGGCGGATTTTCCGCTCAACGGCAACCGCAAAAGCGGCCTGTTGGTTCCCACTGTCGGCCTCGGTTCAGACGGCCTGGAGCTGGATCTGCCCTATTACCTGAACCTCGCACCCAATTACGATGCCACCATCACCCCCGGCGTTATCGGCAGCCGCGGCGCGCGCCTCGGCGGCCAGTTCCGCTATCTGCAGCCGAAATACGCCGGCCAAATCGAAGGCACCTGGATGCCCGATGACCGCAAAAGCGAACACAGCAACCGCTACCAGTTTAAGTTGAACCACAACCAGCAGTTCACTTCCAAGCTCAGCGGCGGAATCGACTATAACCGCGTTTCCGACAACAATTACTACCGCGATTTCTACGGCCAAGACGACATCGCCGCCAATGTCAATCTCAACCGCCAAGTTTGGCTGAACTATAACGACACTTTATGGAATGGCGCGTTCGATGGCCACTTCACCGTGCAGAAATACCAAACGCTGGCCAATATCTACGGCTATAAAGACGAACCCTACGCCATCATGCCGCGCCTGCAGGGCGCTTGGAACAAAAACATCGGCAATGCCCAAATAGACGTATTCGGCCAATTCACACGCTTTGACCACAACAGCAAACAATCGGGCAAACGCGTGGTGGTCAAACCCAGCGTGAAATGGAACTTCCACAACTCATGGGGTTATATCCGCCCGAAAATCGGCGTACATTCGGCATATTACGATTTGGAAGCATTCGGCGGCAAACCTTCCCGCACCGCCGGCCTTACCCTGCCGGTGTTCAACATCGACAGCGGCATGACTTTCGAGCGCAAAACTGCGTTTTTAGGAAGCAGTTATCTGCAAACGCTGGAACCGCGCCTGTTTTACAACTACATCCCCACCAAATCGCAAAACGACCTGCCCAACTTCGACACCTCTGAAAACAGTTTCAGCTACGACCAACTCTTCCGTGAAAACCTCTATTCGGGCAACGACCGCGTCAATTCGGCCAACAGCGTTTCCACCGCTGTGCAAACCCGCCTGCTCACCCCCCGCAGCGGTGCCGAACTGTTTCGCGCCGGCATCGGCCAAAAATTTTACCTGAAAAACGATAACGTCCAGCCCGACGGCAACATCGGCCGCTACCCGCGCAACCGTTCCGACTGGGTGGCATTTGCCAACGGCCAAATCACCGACAGCATCCGCATCGACACCGATATCCACTACAACCAAAACGAAAGCCGTGCCCAAAGCTATTCGGCCGCCCTGCTCTATCATCCCGGCCCCGGCAAAGTATTAAGTGCGCGTTATAAATACGGCCGCAACGAAAGAATCTACCTGCAAGACAACGGCGTATATTTATACGACAAAATCCGCCAGATAGACTTGGCCGCCCAATGGCCGCTTACCCGAAACCTTTACGCCGTTGCCCGCTATAATTATGAGATGCAGGGCAGAAAACCGATTGAAATGCTCGCCGGCCTCGAATATAAAAGCGGCTGCGGCTGCTGGAGTGCCAGCGTTGTCGGCCAACGCTACGTAACCGGCCTGAACAGCACCAAAAACGCCGTATTTTTCAACCTGCAGTTGAAAGACTTGAGCAATATCGGCAACAACCCCTTCGAAAAACTGCGCTTGGCCGTTCCCGGCTACAGCAAAACCAACGAGGTAGTCAAACCATGA
- a CDS encoding peptidylprolyl isomerase: MNFKPLMLAAALGFALQTAPAAEIKQVDGIAAVAGSEVITQRDVRQGMAEARSRLGKNVNEAELRTQVLQQLINQSLIVQAGKRRNITAGNAEIDAALSDIAQSRRTTIEGLYAQAAQRGVSKAAVRRSVADSIITQKVRQQAVMQQSRVSDAEIDSMIAHAKQQGAALPQGEPLRQYRAQHILLKAENANAAKAAESGIRKIYNQARSGNDFAALARQYSQDGSAAGGGDLGWFSDGQMVPEFENAVHSLKPGQISRPVRSQFGWHIIKLNDVREAGTHEERQREAVRQYIARQKAEQATANLLKELHENAYVEIRR, encoded by the coding sequence ATGAATTTCAAACCCCTGATGCTGGCCGCCGCTCTCGGCTTTGCCCTGCAAACTGCACCAGCCGCCGAAATCAAGCAGGTAGACGGCATTGCCGCCGTAGCCGGCAGCGAAGTCATCACCCAGCGCGATGTGCGCCAAGGCATGGCCGAAGCCCGCAGCCGCTTGGGCAAAAATGTTAATGAAGCCGAACTGCGTACCCAGGTGTTGCAGCAGCTGATCAACCAATCACTGATCGTTCAGGCCGGAAAACGCCGCAACATCACCGCCGGCAATGCCGAAATCGATGCTGCCTTAAGCGATATCGCCCAATCCCGCAGAACCACTATCGAGGGTCTTTATGCCCAAGCCGCCCAAAGAGGCGTGAGCAAAGCCGCCGTGCGCCGCAGCGTTGCCGACAGCATCATCACCCAAAAAGTGCGCCAGCAGGCCGTGATGCAGCAAAGCCGCGTGAGCGATGCCGAAATAGACAGCATGATTGCCCACGCCAAGCAGCAAGGCGCCGCCCTGCCGCAAGGCGAGCCTCTGCGCCAATACCGCGCCCAGCACATTCTGCTGAAAGCCGAAAACGCCAACGCCGCCAAAGCCGCTGAAAGCGGTATCCGGAAAATCTACAACCAGGCACGCAGCGGTAACGATTTTGCCGCCCTGGCCCGCCAATATTCGCAAGACGGCAGTGCAGCCGGCGGCGGTGATTTGGGCTGGTTTTCAGACGGCCAAATGGTGCCCGAGTTTGAAAATGCCGTACACAGCCTGAAACCCGGCCAAATCAGCCGCCCCGTGCGCAGCCAGTTCGGCTGGCACATCATCAAACTGAACGATGTGCGCGAAGCAGGCACTCACGAAGAACGGCAGCGTGAAGCCGTACGCCAATATATCGCCCGCCAAAAAGCCGAGCAGGCCACCGCCAACCTGCTCAAAGAACTGCACGAAAACGCTTATGTAGAAATCCGCCGCTGA
- the amgK gene encoding N-acetylmuramate/N-acetylglucosamine kinase AmgK, translating into MQRQTELKNWLEKVYPNRAFELSFAAADADFRRYFRAAFSDGGTVVCMDAPPDKMSVAPYLKVQKLFDMINVPQVLHVDETLGFMVLNDLGNTTFLAAMQQADNEPADKALLLEAIDELVVLQKNSRPGQLPEYSREVMLREINLFPEWFVAKELGKTLNFKQSGWWNQTVETLLPPLLAQPQVYVHRDYIVRNLMLAEGRPGVLDFQDALYGPVSYDLVSLLRDAFIEWEEEFVLDLVIRYWEKARAASLPVPEQFDEFYRWFEWMGVQRHLKVAGIFARLYYRDGKGKYRPEIPRFLNYLRRTSRRYHDLAPLYALLVDLVGDEELETGFTF; encoded by the coding sequence ATGCAACGACAAACCGAACTGAAAAACTGGCTGGAAAAGGTTTATCCGAACCGGGCTTTTGAATTGAGTTTTGCCGCCGCCGATGCAGATTTCCGGCGTTATTTCCGCGCTGCTTTTTCAGACGGCGGCACGGTTGTCTGCATGGATGCGCCGCCCGATAAAATGAGTGTGGCGCCTTATCTGAAAGTGCAGAAATTATTCGATATGATAAATGTGCCGCAGGTTTTGCATGTGGATGAAACGCTTGGTTTTATGGTGTTAAACGATTTGGGCAACACCACTTTTTTGGCCGCCATGCAGCAGGCGGATAATGAGCCGGCCGATAAAGCACTGCTGCTTGAAGCCATTGACGAGCTGGTGGTTTTGCAGAAAAACAGCCGCCCCGGCCAACTGCCCGAATACAGCCGCGAAGTGATGCTGCGCGAAATCAACCTGTTTCCCGAATGGTTTGTGGCCAAAGAGCTGGGCAAAACCCTGAATTTCAAGCAGAGCGGATGGTGGAACCAAACCGTTGAAACGCTGCTGCCGCCCCTGTTGGCACAGCCGCAGGTGTATGTGCACCGCGACTATATCGTCCGCAACCTGATGCTGGCCGAAGGCCGCCCGGGCGTGCTCGATTTTCAAGACGCGCTTTACGGCCCGGTTTCCTATGATTTGGTGTCACTCTTGCGCGATGCCTTTATCGAATGGGAAGAAGAGTTTGTGTTGGATTTGGTTATCCGCTATTGGGAAAAAGCACGTGCCGCCAGCCTGCCCGTGCCGGAGCAGTTTGACGAATTTTACCGTTGGTTTGAGTGGATGGGCGTGCAGCGCCATCTGAAAGTGGCGGGCATTTTTGCGCGCCTCTATTACCGCGACGGCAAAGGCAAATACCGCCCCGAAATCCCGCGCTTTTTAAATTATCTGCGCCGCACCTCGCGCCGCTATCACGATTTGGCGCCGCTGTATGCGCTGCTGGTGGATTTGGTGGGCGATGAAGAGTTGGAAACGGGCTTTACTTTCTAG
- a CDS encoding YceI family protein — protein MFKKTLILSTFLLTLAACSPSQSNSMQAGQAAAESAVSSVQEPSAWHSSSVDISFLSSKINKQLNSITEQSGFGGAQATLGKEGDFKMDVDLGSVKTGIEIRDQRLKDWVFETARFAKAEISAKVDAEAVNNLSVGESVHFKQPLVLNIHGKQINLEADLSAQRVSADKMMVYTLSPVVLDTKSMDMADGVAKLVEVMGLSSIVEQIPVSLHAEFVRRQ, from the coding sequence ATGTTTAAAAAAACACTTATTTTATCAACGTTTTTACTCACCCTCGCTGCCTGCTCCCCTTCCCAATCAAATAGCATGCAGGCCGGGCAGGCCGCCGCCGAATCGGCTGTTTCTTCGGTTCAGGAGCCGTCAGCATGGCATTCCTCCAGTGTCGATATCAGCTTCTTGAGCAGCAAAATCAACAAACAGCTCAACAGCATCACCGAGCAGTCGGGCTTTGGCGGCGCTCAGGCCACGCTGGGCAAAGAAGGGGATTTTAAAATGGATGTTGATTTGGGCAGCGTGAAAACGGGCATTGAAATCCGCGACCAACGCTTAAAAGACTGGGTTTTTGAAACCGCCCGGTTTGCCAAAGCAGAAATCAGCGCAAAAGTAGATGCAGAGGCCGTCAATAATTTGTCTGTAGGCGAAAGCGTTCATTTCAAACAGCCTTTAGTGTTGAATATCCACGGCAAACAAATCAACTTGGAAGCCGATTTGTCCGCCCAACGCGTCAGTGCCGATAAAATGATGGTGTACACCTTAAGCCCCGTTGTGTTAGACACCAAAAGTATGGATATGGCGGATGGTGTGGCAAAATTGGTTGAAGTGATGGGCTTGAGCTCTATTGTCGAGCAGATTCCGGTATCGCTTCATGCGGAGTTTGTGCGCCGACAATAA